In Prinia subflava isolate CZ2003 ecotype Zambia chromosome 8, Cam_Psub_1.2, whole genome shotgun sequence, the genomic window gggcttggagctcaCAGCTGTTGGCAGGGTAAACAGGGTGAACCCTGCTGGAAGCATCACAAGTCCCAGTTATGGAAAATACAGCCAGGGCCAGACCAAGTCATTCTCAGCTCCAGACATTCTACTTGATGCACAAAATCCCCAGGTCTGCCAGCCTGCTGTGGACGTGCTGGTTCAGTAGCTTCACATGAGGAAGCTGCACCACCTGCTGTCTGCTGTGAACCCAGTCACCAGAACGTGATCACTAATAACACTAATAACAAAATAACGATCACTAATAACAAAAGTTTTCTTCAGAACCAGGTTTTTACAGGACGTGCTCTTGATTAAAGTCATCAAGAAAGATTTCTTATCCGAAAACTAAGAAGCAAGAGCAACAGAGGGACTGTTTAGTCAAAATGGCTCAGGCTCTCAAACAGAATATGAGAAGTTCACTTTAATACCCAGCTACTGCCAGGAGAATGATTGTACCATTACCCCTTTGGGAAACTCTGTCAAGTTATTTTTACTCCAAAAACTACAAAAGCTAGCACTGAACAAAACACTCAAAGATGTGGAAATTCTGCCATGCAAAAAACCAGCCACCTGCCCAACAGCACTTGAGGCTTAGCAGCAATGAAAATGGTATCTTAAATTCTGCTATTCCCCCTTCCTGGACTGCAACACTACCTGATCCAATCAAATTGGGCAGAGATAAGAGTCTTACAAAAAGCCACAATACTAAAAGTCTTCTTAGGATATGGTGCATTAAAGCAGAGCAGTCAGTAAGTTCTCTTGGCTGGCATAAATATGAGAGGCTGCAGAACATCTCCCTAATTCTTGAGATCAGTGATAGCTGGGCAAGTGTTTTGTGTGCCAGGCTTTAGGGGCATGCAGTAGCAAGGTCAGTGGAGGACTAAAAGGAAAGGAGCTGAGAAGACAAATGACCTCTGCTTGATGATGAAGCATAGGTACAGAATGCACAGACAAAAGCCAATCAGAAAAagagtttattaaaaaaaaatccacccctCAAAACCCCACATACTTTCTGAAAGCTTATTGCTCAGGTTTTGTCTCCTGTGACACTACTCATTCTCCTCTTGGCCTTTAGCACCAGAAGCACTCTTGCATCCCTGTCTTCCCCCTAATCAACATCATCTGGAAATGTCCATCATTTTCAATTGGTCCCAAATGCCAGCATTTAATTCTGTCCTTATTATGCACACAGAACATGGGGTCCCCAGACACATGGGGTCCTTCCCACTGGGACAACTCTAGGGATTTATTCAGTCATGTTGACCCCACCAGGATGGGAGTTCCTAATTtgcagaaacatttaaaaaagggAGAGCTGTATTTACCTTCTCCTTTGAAGTCAAAACCTAAACAGCAGTAAAATCATCCCTGAACCACTCAGCCTGCAGTCCAGACATGTCCATGTTCACTCTACAGCTCATGGTGGACTCTCAGTAAACAGCCTTCAGCATCCCTGAATGGACTTTTACAGCTTTTCCCTGTCTCCCCTTGCCATTCTACATCCACTGAAGCAGGGCTTGTCTTCCAAGCTCCTGTGGAAAGGATATTGCCTGTTTCTTGTGCAGCATCTACAGATCCACACTGCAGCAAAACAGCAGAATTCTCTCAGCAggccctggctctgctttggGTGGTCACAGAGACTTTTGGACCCTCCTCCTGGAGAGCTGTCAGGCAGGTTTGGTAAGAACAGAGCAGGTGGCTTTGTGCTTCATGTTCAGTCAGTGCTGTTGTGGGGTTTCAACaacctcttcctcttcctcaccatGTGGAGggtggtgcagcagcagctccaggtcagGGTCAGAGCTGGCCTCTTTGTGTGGCTCCAGTGCTTTGTCACCTGCATGCAGACAGATCATTTAGTGACAAACCTGCTGGAGTGCCCACCAGGCCTGGTGCTGTCAAGGAGCTGGAACCAGACACAGCTCCTAGAGAAGCAATGAGAAAGGctacaaagaaagagaaagtgaTTTAGAACAATCACCTTTGGAATTCATAGCTTTCAGAACAACGTGAAGGGAGATTCCTAACAGGCAGACAGCAAAGCCCAGCCAGTTCAAGAGACTGAGGCGGTCTCCCAGTAAATGTGTGGCGAGGAATAAAATGCAGATTTCctgtggaaacaaaaaaaacatgACAAGTGGCAGGGCAGGACCTGAGGAGATATGCATGATACATTTTACAGCTGAAGCCTAGATCAAGATGTCAGGCTGCTAAATTTCTATCAGCACATTCTTTCATGCGCACAGAGCTCTAAAAACAGTTTCTAGAAACAAACAACCTGTCAAAGCGGGATGTGGGATTTTAAGTCATCTGACTGCATAGCTCAGTTACAGAGAAATCTTGCAACTTCTGGATCAGAGAGATTTCATATATCACAGTTCAGCTCAATAGTATGTGTGCTGGACTCCTCTGAGGAGGGGAGGATGTGCCAAACTAGGTTACAGAGATAGCTCAAACCAGTGGTTTGGTCATATGCAGGTCTGATGCAAGAGCTTGCCCTTCTTACCCCTCCTCTCTTCCACACCATCTGCTGCTCATGAGGGCAATGTGTTTTAGTCTATCTCACATTCCAACAAACTTTGATTATTAATggtattttttatataaaagccACTAGTCTCTGGCCCTTTGCTGTCAGGGACCAAGAGACTTCACTGCAGAGACTGCAAGGCAAAGCAACAAGCTCCTGTGCAAGGAGAACAAAAATAACAAGCAGTAATTTCTAAGGATCTAAGCAAGCTGCCACCACACAAAGCCCAATAGGGATGACTCAGTACTTGCCTTCTACAATCAGCACAGGAACCATGCCTTACCTTAAAAATGCCAGCAATGGAAAGGGTGAGGCTAGATGTTCTGGAAACCAAGAGGAACTCAGAAAAGCCTAGACCAAAGGCAAGAATTCCACCCAAGAACAGCTTCCCTACCAGAGAGAACAGCATTCCTGCTTCATGGAAACGGAAGAGCTTCTCTGATATGGACAAAGGCAGCCCTAGGAACAAGACAGTGAGTAGCAGAATaccattcccagctcccagcattCCTCTTAATAAGATCAATGGGGTGGGCTGCTCACATTCCAGTATCAGGGGGATGTGGAGCCAGTTCTTCACAGCCCTTACTTCAACAAGTGTGGCAGACAACTATTTCTATGCCCTCTTTAATGTCCTGCCAGTGTAAGATAAATCCAGGTCTCTAACTACTTTGCAGAGTTCATAGCTGTTCACTTATCTAAGTGAATTATCTCGAACAACAAACTGCTAAGCAATCTCCCAACCACTTTATAAAGCTCTCCCTGCTTTCTCTAATGAACTCACGCACCCTCAAACACCGCAAAGAGTGGGAAGAGCCCCAGGAACATGAGCGGCTGCAGGTGGAACATGATATCAATGGGATTCTGGAGTCCTGAAAGAGGAGAATCAATAACAGACCAGGCAGCAACAAGCCAGGGAATAACACAGGTCCCAGAGCCTTTATTAGCACCATTCCTAGACATACACCTTATTTGTGATGCCCacacctgtgctgctgcagaaaccaaGCCACCTGCATTACCCACCAACAGATATTCCAGACCCAAGGTTTCAAACACCTTccatgaaatgttttgtttctgcagCAAGGGCTATCACCTCTCCTAATCCCCCTCCTTGTTTCCAGCCCCACCTGCCCCTCCTAACACCCCACGTACCCAGCTCAGCCTTCTGCATCAGGATCTGTGTGAGAGTCCAGCGAATGCCCCCCAGGAAAGAGGCACAGAGCACCAGCACAAAGCCCTGTGCATTGAACTGTGTGGACTTGTAGGTGAACATGAAGAGTCCCCCAGCAATGAGCAGGACCACCAGCAGCAACGTCACCCTCTGCAGGAGAGCAAGCACAACAGAGACAGGCACCTCCTTCCTTTTGGATTCACCCATATAATTGCATCATTCCTCTGCTTCCATGTTTCTTGGACAAGCACTGCCTATTTCCCTGGCTCTGACCTCCCTCTCTAAAGCAGTGTGTGGGACCCTTACCATTTCCTCCAGCTTGAAGAGCAGTGAAAAAAGCAGGATGAAGAGAATGGCAGAGGATTTGGTCATGGTGTAGCTGTAAGGAGCAAAATACACTGTCACACTCCTTCAATGTAGTTCTTCCCATCAAAGTACTACTAGGAACCATCACCCATTTCTACATTGCTACCAGCAAACTATCCCAGACCCTGCATGCTGACCCCACTAACAAAACACCTGTTCAAGAAAAAGACCTGGCAAAGCACCCTTCAAACCCCACCAGAGGCTCCCAGGGAACACGGTGTTTGTACTCACAGGGAGACAGTGACATACAGGAAGCTCCAGTTACTCAGCCCAATATCCAAGGAAGTTGACAGAGCTAAAGAATCAATGAAAAAGTCCTGAAGTTAACTGTCTGCCGTGACATTAAATAAACCCACCACAAAACCCTGCTTCATGGCCAAAAACATAGATAGCAGATCAgactcaggggaaaaaaaaagctttcctcAAGTTAGTGCTTCAGAACCAACATAACTCATATTCTCAGCACTTCATGTTTCTGTCCTGTTCCCTGTGACTCAAGTTGGGCTCAGCACTGCACTCAACATGCATTACAAAAAAAGCCATAAATAACTCTTGCCCTCCCTGTGACTGAAAGTGATTACAGATTTGCATAAAGTCTTTCTTGAATGTATCAGAGCATAACTTGTAAGTCTGAGTCCACTGCAAGAAGCCTGAAGAAGCAACAATTATCAGCACACAGCCTTAACCCTGGTGCAGCTTTTGGTACAGTCTATCCTCCCTTCTGTGAAAGTTTCCTACCACAGGAAACCGAGTTACTGATCCAAGGGCAGGCCATGCTGAAAGGTAAAATTGCTGCAGACATGGAGAAAGCTTTTTTCAAGAAACCATGGGGCATGTTATGTAAAGTACTGCAAACCTTGCCAGAGATCATAGACCAGATGCTGCTCTGTGGGAGCCAACACAACACACAGCCAAAGAACTGCAGAAGTAGTTACAGTTCTGTGCTCCGAGCAGGAGCTTCACTGCTTGGTCTCAGGTACAGTTCTGTGTGCATGAATGATGAATTCTCTACCAAGCTCCACCCTGAGAAAGATGCAATGCATGGCTTCATACCAGTGTCAAAGAGAAAATGTAACTTGCAGAGACAATTTCTCAAGGCACTGCAGAAGCTTCTCATCATTTGTTCTCATGTGCCAGTGGCTCCTTCAGAAAGACTCGTTCTGTGTGGCCTCTCCCTATCTCAGACATCTTTGTAACAAGAATGAAGGCAGTATATCTCAGGCTGAAGCTTTAGTATCTACACCTGCCCTACACCTGGCAGGGGAACACAGGGGCCCCAGTGATGGCTGCACCCCACAGCtcaccctgtcctgggggactGGCCCCGACCACCCCAGGCAGACAAACAGCTCTGGAAGCAGCCGCAGTGCCTTGGGCATCCCTGAGCAGCTTTACTGAGTGACAGACTATGCTGAGTTGGGACTCaccaggatcactgagtccaactcctggccctgcacagggcacccCAAGgatcccaccctgtgcctgagagtgttgtccaaacacttcttgaactctgaaGTCAGTCCTGGGGCCATGACAGCTCCCCTCGGGAACCTGCTCTAGTCCTCAACCACTCTCTggatgaaaacattttcctaatatccaacctaaatctcccctgacaGCTTCATATGTTTTCTTGGATCCTGTCACTGGTTACAAGAGTGAAGAGATCAGcacctgcccctctgcttcctctcGTGAGGATGCTGAAGACCACCATGAGGTCTCAGTCTCTACTTTTCCATGCTGCACacaccaagtgacctcagccgTCCTCTTTACGCTTCCCCTCCACTCCCATCAGCATCCTcgtggctctgctctggctctctcccagctcagtgccTTCCTCACACTGtggagccccagccccgctcccgcccgtCCCGGGCCCGGCCGTACCTGCGGGGGCGGCCCGGCGGAGGCAGTCGGCCCAGGACagcgctgcccgcggccgcccggAGCGGCAGCGCGCCAGGGCTCGGGCCAGCGCCGCCAGGGCGAAGATGAGCAGCAGGTGCAGCAGCGTGACCAGCAGCGGGAACGGGAAGCTCTGCGGGACCGACAGCCGCTGTCACCGCCGCcgccctcccgccgccgccacccCGCACCGCCCCGCCACCCCGCACCTTCATGAGCCACTTGTTGTAGAAGGTGATGCCGATGGAGAAGCCGTAGTAGAGCAGCACCAGCGGCGCCGCCAGCGCCGCCCGCCCCagggccgcgcccgccgccaTGCGCCCGGCACCGCCGGGGCAGCGAggagcggcagcgccggggaCGGGGGATGCCGGGGacggggccgcggcggggcagGGACGGGAGGGGCGGGTACCGCGATGGTGAGCGGGCCGTGGCGGCGGGGGAAGCGGGGCCGCCGGTGACGTtggccggcggggcgggggaaCGAGCGacggcggcggagcggggcgggcgcgcaGCGGTGACGCTCCGCGCAGGGCGGAAAgaggcggaggcggcggcggccagGAGCGCTACTGGTTATTATTGGAACCGATACAAAAGGCGGGCGGCGCCGGGGGCTCGGCCCGGGCCCGCGGCGCGGCGGAAGCGGCGGCCCGGCCGCACGGCCCGGGCGCGGGGCCCTCAGCCGTAGTGGTACACGAAGTCGTAGCTGCTCGGCTCCTTGGGGATCGGCGGCGGCGCTTCGGGGATCTGAATGTTCTCCAAGTCCAGGAGCCTCAGCTTCATTTCCATGCTCAGCAGCGTGTCCAGGTCACTCTTGGTCAGCTCACTGGACATGTCCTTCCCCAGGAGAGCATTGAGCCCATCAATCCAGATACAGTACTGTGGAAAAGAAGGGGTCATTCACGACTCCAGGCATAAACGGTACCTTATGCCGAATCTTTCAGTCCATGCAAAAATTAGAGAACTTCAAGACGGGAAACACTGGAGGGAGTTATTACATAGGGAAAAAATGCCACCCCCAACCCTACAACAGTGTGTTCCAAACAGAGATTTCCAATGGATATTACAAGCCTAGAGGAAAGTGAGAGCCCATGGTTGTAGGAGAAGGACAAGAGTTTCTACTCTGGCACAACATATGAAGAAGGTAAACTTATTCTAGGCATcataggaggaaaaaagcagcagtcCAGACTAGAGGAAATgattatgggatttttttttctttttaaattaaaaagataataagggggaaaaaaaagatggttCATACTAAGCATCACCAACATATTCTAGGAATGAACCTGGTGAGAGACAGCCTGCTGCAGTCTCTAATGAGAAGCAACCGATCTTTAATCTCTGAAGTTAATTGCTCTATATTCTACTGCTTAACCACTACGTTTCTTACCTCATATTTATTAGGTGCAATGAAGTTCAAGGTCTCATCGGGATCATATAATATGGAGAAGGCCAATTCTAACACTTCCTAAATGGAAAAGAATCTTTCACTCACCAATTGAACAAAACATTACAGCACCTTCTGCCTGCCACCCCGAGAGCTgccttgctgcagctcagtACACTTTCCCATTTTTCACATTGGTATTGTGAGCAATTCTGAGGAGACTACAGCACAATCATGCTTACAGCTCCTTGCAGTCACAAAGGAACACTAGCAAAGGGTCCGCACAGGAGGTGGGGTTTGTACACAACACACCTGCAGTGGGGGAGGTCATTCACTCTGTTGCTTGCTTTCAGTCTTAAACACTACAGCATTAGATATTAATGACAGCAAAAAGGGAGCACTTGCCTTATTCTGTTTCAGTGCACTTTTCTCCTTCATGTGTGGACAATCCTTCCCTGTGACAATGGCTTTGATGTCTGCAACTGGAACTAACAGTGACAAAGTAAAACTCCCAAACAAGCAATCCTAACCAGGAAAAGACAGAACTTTGTCTTTGTAACTGAAcactgtttggttttttagcTCGTTAGCGCAGTTTTCCAAAACACGTTACCAGTAAggcatccctgcagctggcttttaaaaatgaactatCAAGTAATTCCAAGATTTGAAGAATTTGGGCAAGGACCAAAAGTTGGTATCTCCTTAATCAGGGCTTCAGCCTTGGGCCTTTCGTCTTCATCTAGGATTCTATTCAGCCTCTagacagcagagcacagaagaGTGCACAGCCTGTAATTAGGACTTACTTTTTTCTTGTAAAGATTCAAAGGTCACTTCCCCCTGGGCATTATCTTCCAGATCTCCATAGTGTAGCACCTTGTGATTCAGAGCCAGGCGACAGTACCAGAATCTTTCTGGAACACACACCAAGTTGAGCAAGATCATTCACATAAGGTCTCACAGCCACTATGTCACAGCCTCTCCACCCAGTCCATCTGTTTGCCCAGTTCCTCAGCACAGATTCTCATTCATGAGGGGATGGCTGTATTCTTAGAAATGCACATCTGTGCCATCCCAAACTATTGGCTGATGTGGACAGCCCGAGTAACCAGCTATTCTTTCTGGCAATATGCCTGCTGACAGATTAATTAATTAGATCTTATTTGCTA contains:
- the SLC35C2 gene encoding solute carrier family 35 member C2 isoform X2, whose protein sequence is MAAGAALGRAALAAPLVLLYYGFSIGITFYNKWLMKSFPFPLLVTLLHLLLIFALAALARALARCRSGRPRAALSWADCLRRAAPAALSTSLDIGLSNWSFLYVTVSLYTMTKSSAILFILLFSLLFKLEEMRVTLLLVVLLIAGGLFMFTYKSTQFNAQGFVLVLCASFLGGIRWTLTQILMQKAELGLQNPIDIMFHLQPLMFLGLFPLFAVFEGLPLSISEKLFRFHEAGMLFSLEICILFLATHLLGDRLSLLNWLGFAVCLLGISLHVVLKAMNSKGDKALEPHKEASSDPDLELLLHHPPHGEEEEEVVETPQQH
- the SLC35C2 gene encoding solute carrier family 35 member C2 isoform X1, encoding MAAGAALGRAALAAPLVLLYYGFSIGITFYNKWLMKSFPFPLLVTLLHLLLIFALAALARALARCRSGRPRAALSWADCLRRAAPAALSTSLDIGLSNWSFLYVTVSLYTMTKSSAILFILLFSLLFKLEEMRVTLLLVVLLIAGGLFMFTYKSTQFNAQGFVLVLCASFLGGIRWTLTQILMQKAELGLQNPIDIMFHLQPLMFLGLFPLFAVFEGLPLSISEKLFRFHEAGMLFSLVGKLFLGGILAFGLGFSEFLLVSRTSSLTLSIAGIFKEICILFLATHLLGDRLSLLNWLGFAVCLLGISLHVVLKAMNSKGDKALEPHKEASSDPDLELLLHHPPHGEEEEEVVETPQQH